A window of Flavobacterium branchiarum genomic DNA:
TGCCCTTGGTCTAAGATATTTGAATAACAGATACAACTCCGTTAAAGAGTTACTGATGGTGGTTCCCGAAAGAAAGGTAGCTCCCATGTCGGCATTGGTACGATCCTGAATAGTACGTATAGCAAACAATAAGTTCAGGGCTTTCTGACTACCATCTACATTTCCCAATCCTGCTACACGACTATGTCGGGTATTAAACATCAAGTTCTTAAACTGGTGGCTTTCGTCGATAAACAGATGATCTATACCCATCATTTTAAAATCTACAATATCATCTTTTCTATTCTCAATATCGTGTTGCAGCGTTTTAAGTTTTACTTCGAGGTTTTCTTTCCTTTTGATAGCTCCTGCAAGCATACCTCTTGTTACTTCAGCACCTTGCGATTGCATAGCATCAAGATTTCGTTCTACATTATCCAGTTCAATTTCAAGAATTTCCTTTTGTACTTCGGGCGATTGCGGTATCATTCCAAACTGATCATGCGTCAATATCACGCAATCCCAATCATTGTTTTTTATATCGCCAAAGATTCGCAAGCGTTTTTGAGGTGTAAAATCATCTTTCCCTGGAAACAGGATTTTAGCATGCGGATATGCAGTACGATAGGCTTCTGCAATCTCATGAACATTGCTTTTCAAACCAATGATCATTGGCTTATGAGCCAAACCCAGTCGTTTCATTTCCTGTGCCGCTGTACACATTACTAAAGTTTTTCCTGCACCGACTTCATGGTCGCAGATGGCTCCGTTATTCAGCTTAATCATCCAAACGGTATCCTTTTGACTTCCATAAAGATCATTTATGCCCAAAGCCTTGCGATCCAGACCAGGAAAATCCTGATGGCTTCCATCATAATTGGGGCGGACAAAACAATTGAACTTATCATTATATTGATCTGTAAGTCGTGTTTTGAACTCATCGTTTTGAGCATGGAGCCATTCAGTAAAGGCTGTTCTTATTTCATCAATTTTACTGTTTGCCATTTGTATGGCTTCCATATCCCTTACTTTAACCTCTTGATCTCCAATCGTAACTTTTTTAGTAATATCGGGTGTCGTGTTTACTAAAGCGTGTTTCAGTAACGCAATTCCATCAAATGTTCTGCTTTCCGATTTTACGGCATATTTTTCCCAAATATGTTGATTGCCCTGTTTAGAGGTTACGGAAAAATCATCTGAACTATCTGAATAGTGTATTCTTACTTCTGTGTCGAAAAGATGTGAGGCAAAGCGTGCGTAGATTCCGGACGGTATCCATCGCTCACCTAAATTAAAATCAAGTTCTTCAAACTCTATTCTTCTTGGTCGGGATTCTTCCAATATAGTTAAGCTTCGTGCAGCTTCTTTATCCTCAGGATTATTTTCAACATGGCTTCTAAGTTCGTGTGCCTTTTCAACCACATTTCCTGCAATCCAACGTTCCGCTATTTCGTATTCATTAGCTAACGGATTGTAATAAATACGGTCATTCAAGGCTTCTTTAAGAGCATCGGCAGACATACTGCTGATTTCAGACATGTATTCCAGATCTACAGTTCCGTATTTGTTTAATGAAGCTGCTAATGCTTCTTCTGGATTGTCCGTTGCCAGTGTAGAGATGGAAAAACTAACAGGATGACTAAATACATCGGCTTTATGTATCACTCCACCAATTGTACGTTCCAGATACGGTACTTCTTTCCCCGCACTATCCGTTTTAATAAGCTTAATATTATCAGCACTATTCAGGTTACCATACTTTCTTACAAAAGCATCATACAAATAGTTAAGGGTTTCTCTTTCTGAGTTATGTTCGGTTTGTTTCTCTGCTTCCTTTTGATAAAGATCTATGTAGGTATCCCTTATAGCAATATAGGCTTCAGCTCTTGCTTTCTGTGAAGAAGTCAATTGCAAAGGATGGAATATACCTGTTTTGTCAACTTTGTCAACATTTTGTAAATGACCAACCCAGCCATTGTTTACCACAAGGCAGTCATTACGGTGAAATGCTTGTATTTCCTGACTATACAAAGCAGGCTCTGGAAGTGTGTTTTTTAGAACTAGCTTATCAACAGTATCTTTTTCGTTTACCTGCGAAAATAAATCTCCGATTAGCTCTCTTGGCTCATTGTTTTTAGGTTTACTTATAGATTCATTGTTAACAGGCTGTACATAGGGTTGTTGCATACCACCACTGAAAAGATTGGTTTGCTTTCCAATCGGAGTACGGTTTCTGTTAAACTTTTTCTTTTGACTTTGGGCTGTTTTCTTTGGTGGTGCAATTACTGTTATAGACTCATCATCATTGCCAAATAAGTCAAAAATACTCAGCTGTTTTAGTTCTTGTGGCGGTGAAATTCTTTGTTGTTCCTGTTGGGTAATTGCTGATTCAATTATAGGAGGTGTAAAAATTGGTGTAACGGGAATTTCTATTGCCGGCTCCTCATTTCGTTCACCTTTGTATAAAGCTAAGTTTAAATTCCTACCAAAGTCTTTAGAAAGCATTTGTGTTAGGTCTTTAGCAATTCCATTTACACCATCATTGTGTTTATAGATCAAAGCGGGCTGTCCGTAAGGGTCAGTATCTAATTTACTTTCAGTATGTACAATCCTGCTGTTATTATAAAATAATGCATTCCCTGGTGTATTGTATACAGTCTGTTGACTTTGGCAAAACAGTTCTTCTGCTTCAGATAAGCTTTGCTTAATTGTATTCTTTTGTAGGATTATCAAATCAGAGCCTACTTCTGTGCCTGCATACTCTGTAAATAAGTTATTTGGCAATCGGATAGCTGACACCAAATTGTTGTTTTCCATTAATGCTCTACGTATCGGCTCATTCTTAGGACTATTTAATACTCCTTGCGAGGTAATGAAAAACTGTAAACCTCCTTCCCGAAGCATATCATTCCCTTTCAAAAAGAAATAGTTATGAATACTTCTGGCTGCTTGTACTTTTGCATAATCTTTACTTCGGGAATAGGATAAATCAAATACAGCAGTATCTCCAAACGGAATATTACTTGCGATTACATCATAGCTGTTCTGTTCTTTTTCGGAAATTTCCTCAAAGCCACTTACACGGATATTACTTTCTGGATAGAGGTGTTTTAGTATCTTCCCGGTTAATACATCTTTTTCATAGGCAGTAACCCTAGTCTCTTCGTTATCTGCAAAAGATTGTATGAATGCACCAATACCTGCTGATGGTTCCAGAAAATTCTGTATTTTAAGTCCACTATCTTTCAGAGCAAATGAGATAGCATCTATAACCTGTGGTGGTGTGTAAAATGCTGTTAGGACAGAGCTTTTCATACTGTCCACATATTTTCTGTACTGTTTATCATCAACGGAATTCTCCATTAATAGTTGGTGTAATTCCTGTGTAATTGGAAAAAGATCATGTTCGTTTTTTCGCCAATGATTGATATCTACTTCACTGGAGATAGGGTTCAATACGAACTTTAGACCACCAAATCCGCTATAATGCATCATTAGCAGTCTTTCGCCTGCGGTAGCTTGCCGCTGTTCCTTCTCCAATTTAAAAGCAGTACGTAAGGCTTCAATATTCTGTTGGAGATGAAGACGTTTACTGAAGCCCATTTTCCTCTATCCAGATTGAAATGGTACCGGTTATTTCTGTGTAGAGCTCATCAAACTCATGACAGTATGCGAAATCATCGGTTAATTCATATTTCAAGAAAACAGATTCACAGACGGGAAACATTTTTAGGGCAAATGGTTTCAATTCTTCATCTGCCATTAAAGCATCAAACTCATTGCAAACCACTTGAAAAATGGTGTCGAAACGGGAGAAATGTAAGCCTTCAAATAATATGTAATTGGCAATTTCACTACATTGCTCTATAGCGTTGCCCGAAAGAAATGCTCCTTCATAAGCATTTGCTGCCCATGAAGATCGTTGGTCAATAAATTTCTGGTCGCTTGCTTTTTCGGGGAAGCTGCTGTTAAGGTGTTCTTGCAGTCGTAGTCTGAAATACGACAAGTCTTTTTGCAGTGTACTCATGGTAAATTTTATTTAGAATTTTTGCGTAAATCCTAAAATTAGAGCAGTAAGGCAAAGTTTTTATAGAAGTGGTAGGATTTGGCTTTGAGAGGTAGGATTTGGCGTAATATGCAACGAGAATTTCAATCATCTGAGAGGTTCCAGATTTTAAGAGACAAATAGTCTATTAAAAAAATTATAATGAATTTGCACAATCAAATACCGTACGGTATATTTGCAATATGGTAAGATCAGAAAAAACACGACAATACATTATTGAAAAAACAGCTTCAATTTTCAACAAAAAGGGATATACAGGGACGTATTTATCCGATTTGACTGATGCAACAGGCTTGACAAAAGGTAGTATTTATGGAAACTTCAAAGACAAAAATGAGGTTGCTGTAGAAGCTTTTAGATACAATTACAAATTCCAATCTGAAAAAATACTCGGCAAAATAAATCAAATAGAGCATTCAGCCGAAAAAATGATTGCATTCTTAGGTCATTACAAAACGGAATTTAAGCCAATATTCCAAAACGGAGGTTGTGCCATCTTGAATACATCCGTTGACGCAGATGATGGAAATGATTTGCTAAAAATGGAGGTCACTAAATCAATCCAAAGTTGGCACAAGACCATTGTCTCCATACTGGAAGATGGTGCCAATAAAAATGAAATAAAAAATTTGGATGCGAGTGTTTTTGCATATCGGTTAATTGCTCTGATTGAAGGAAGTATTTTGCTAGCAAAAACACTTGAAAAACCAGAAATATTGATGGAAAGCATCGATTTTTTACAGTCTGAAATTAATAGTCTGAAAATTTAAATAAAAAAATTTGAACAAGCATATACCGGTAGGTATATGCGTAAATATTAAAAAAATGGAAAGAGTAGTTATCACAGGATTAGGAGCAATTACTCCTATTGGAAAAAACACAATGGAATATTGGAACAACTTGCTTAACGGAGACTCTGGTGCCGACAAAATAACGCGTTTTGACACAACAAATTTCAAGACAAAATTTGCATGTGAAATCAAGAATTATGAGGCTTTAGATTACTTCGATCGGAAAGAAGCAAGAAAAATGGACAGATTTACGCAGTACGGACTTATTTGCGTAGATGAAGCTGTAAAAGATGCAGAATTAGATTTTTCGAAATTGAATGTAAACCGGATAGGTGTCATTTTTTCCAGTGGAATTGGTGGCTTTGAAACGTTCGAGCATGAAGTCATCGATTATGCAAAAGGTAATTTTCAACCAAAGTTTAATCCATTTTTTATTACCAAGATCATTTCTAATGGCTTGTCTGGTATAATTTCTATCAATTACGGATTAAGGGGAGTTAATTATTGCCCTGTTACCGCTTGTGCTTCTTCTACACAAAGCATTATTCAGGCATTTAATTACATCCGTTTAGGCAAAGCGGATATCGTTATTACGGGCGGTTCTGAAGCTCCCATAACAGCATCTTCCATTGGCGGGTTCAACGCGATGAAGGCCATGTCGACCAATAATGAAAATTTCGGTACTGCTTCAAGGCCTTTTGATACAAGCCGTGATGGATTTGTGGTCGGTGAAGGAGCCGGGGCTTTGATTGTCGAAAGCTTAGGCTCGGCAATAAAAAGAGGAGCTAAAATTTACGCGGAAATTGTAGGTGGTGGAGAAAGTTCAGATGCCTATCACATTACGGGAACGCATCCCGAAGGAACTGGGGCATTTTTGGCCATGAGGGAAGGTATAAAAGAAGCCAACTTAAATCCAAATAATATTGATTATGTTAATGCACATGCGACATCGACTGGACTTGGTGATTTATCAGAAATTAAAGCGATTGAGAAATTATTTTCATCAAACCTTGATAAAATTCAGGTAAGTGCTTCAAAATCTATGACTGGGCATTTATTGGGAGGTACAGGTGCTATTGAAGCCATTTCAACTTGTTTAAGCGTAAAAACCGATTTAATTCCACCAACTATAAATACGACCGAAATTGATGAAAATATACCAAAAGAATTAAATCTGTCCTTAGGTAGTAAGGCGTTTTCAAAAACGGTGAATTATGCCTTGAGCAACAGCTTTGGGTTTGGGGGACATTGTGGAGCTTTAATCTTAAAAAAATACATTTACTAAATTACAAAGTAGGGAAATCTCTATGAAAATGCTTTAAGCATATTTTTTTATTTTTGCATCACAATTTAATCCATTATCATAATGAAAGAACTAATCGAAAAAATCAATGCTTCATTTGAAGCGTTAAAAGTAGATGCTGAATTACAGGCAGACAAAGGAAACAAAGCAGCAGGAACAAGAGCTCGTAAAACCTCTTTAGAACTTGAAAAACTGCTAAAAGAATTTAGAAAAGCATCTTTAGATGCTTCTAAGGCATAATAAGAGACTGTAACGTAAACTGTGTCAGAGGAATAATTCAATAAGATTATTTATATTCAATTATTCAAACGACACGGTCATGAAAGAAAAAGACCCATTCGACTTTGAACGCTTCAAGGCAGAAGCTATGCAAGGTCTTTACGAAGGTAAAAGTTTATCTCCCAATGATGGCGTCCTAGCGCCGTTAATGAAGCATCTGTTGGAATCGATGATGGATGGAGAACTGGAAAACCACTTGAACGAAGAGAAAGCTTCGGGCAATAGCAATCGTCGAAATGGCAAGACAAAAAAGACAGTCCGAGGTCTCAATACCGGAACTTTTGAGCTGGAGACAGGTCGGGATAGATCGGGAACGTTCGAGCCTAAAGTAGTACCTAAGAGACAATTAATCATCACTGAACAGCTTGAGGGACATGTGTTGAGCATGTATGCCAAAGGAATGAGCACACGGGCGATAAGCGAGTTTATACGCGAAATGTATGCAATGGAGATCTCTGCCACAGAAATATCGCGTATTACAGAAAGCGTGCTTCCAGCGGTAAATGAGTGGCGTAGCAGGCCTCTTGAAGCTGTTTATCCCTTTGTATTCCTAGACTGTATGCACATCAAGGTTCGCCAGAATGGAACTGTTGAATCGAGGGCTATCTATAATATCCTGGGAGTTGGTATGGATGGTAGAAAAGATCTGATTGGTCTTTATAGCTCAGAAAATGAGGGAGCTAAGTTCTGGCTTTCAGTTCTTACAGATTTAAAGCAACGTGGCGTTGAAGACATCCTTATTGCTTGTATTGATGGTCTAAAAGGGTT
This region includes:
- a CDS encoding TetR/AcrR family transcriptional regulator, which codes for MVRSEKTRQYIIEKTASIFNKKGYTGTYLSDLTDATGLTKGSIYGNFKDKNEVAVEAFRYNYKFQSEKILGKINQIEHSAEKMIAFLGHYKTEFKPIFQNGGCAILNTSVDADDGNDLLKMEVTKSIQSWHKTIVSILEDGANKNEIKNLDASVFAYRLIALIEGSILLAKTLEKPEILMESIDFLQSEINSLKI
- the fabF gene encoding beta-ketoacyl-ACP synthase II, producing MERVVITGLGAITPIGKNTMEYWNNLLNGDSGADKITRFDTTNFKTKFACEIKNYEALDYFDRKEARKMDRFTQYGLICVDEAVKDAELDFSKLNVNRIGVIFSSGIGGFETFEHEVIDYAKGNFQPKFNPFFITKIISNGLSGIISINYGLRGVNYCPVTACASSTQSIIQAFNYIRLGKADIVITGGSEAPITASSIGGFNAMKAMSTNNENFGTASRPFDTSRDGFVVGEGAGALIVESLGSAIKRGAKIYAEIVGGGESSDAYHITGTHPEGTGAFLAMREGIKEANLNPNNIDYVNAHATSTGLGDLSEIKAIEKLFSSNLDKIQVSASKSMTGHLLGGTGAIEAISTCLSVKTDLIPPTINTTEIDENIPKELNLSLGSKAFSKTVNYALSNSFGFGGHCGALILKKYIY
- a CDS encoding IS256 family transposase, with product MKEKDPFDFERFKAEAMQGLYEGKSLSPNDGVLAPLMKHLLESMMDGELENHLNEEKASGNSNRRNGKTKKTVRGLNTGTFELETGRDRSGTFEPKVVPKRQLIITEQLEGHVLSMYAKGMSTRAISEFIREMYAMEISATEISRITESVLPAVNEWRSRPLEAVYPFVFLDCMHIKVRQNGTVESRAIYNILGVGMDGRKDLIGLYSSENEGAKFWLSVLTDLKQRGVEDILIACIDGLKGFPEAIEAIFPKTKIQLCIVHQIRTSMRYVTEKDKKLVMEDLKPVYKAVNEEMGYENLLSFEEKWGKKYPLAAKSWMDNWTNLSTFFEYEDQVRKIIYTTNPIEGMHRQIRKIIKSKGAFSSEQALMKLMYLIIKDIAKKWTMPMHNWGLTISQLYIRFGDRLKLERGF
- a CDS encoding histone H1 — translated: MKELIEKINASFEALKVDAELQADKGNKAAGTRARKTSLELEKLLKEFRKASLDASKA
- a CDS encoding N-6 DNA methylase gives rise to the protein MGFSKRLHLQQNIEALRTAFKLEKEQRQATAGERLLMMHYSGFGGLKFVLNPISSEVDINHWRKNEHDLFPITQELHQLLMENSVDDKQYRKYVDSMKSSVLTAFYTPPQVIDAISFALKDSGLKIQNFLEPSAGIGAFIQSFADNEETRVTAYEKDVLTGKILKHLYPESNIRVSGFEEISEKEQNSYDVIASNIPFGDTAVFDLSYSRSKDYAKVQAARSIHNYFFLKGNDMLREGGLQFFITSQGVLNSPKNEPIRRALMENNNLVSAIRLPNNLFTEYAGTEVGSDLIILQKNTIKQSLSEAEELFCQSQQTVYNTPGNALFYNNSRIVHTESKLDTDPYGQPALIYKHNDGVNGIAKDLTQMLSKDFGRNLNLALYKGERNEEPAIEIPVTPIFTPPIIESAITQQEQQRISPPQELKQLSIFDLFGNDDESITVIAPPKKTAQSQKKKFNRNRTPIGKQTNLFSGGMQQPYVQPVNNESISKPKNNEPRELIGDLFSQVNEKDTVDKLVLKNTLPEPALYSQEIQAFHRNDCLVVNNGWVGHLQNVDKVDKTGIFHPLQLTSSQKARAEAYIAIRDTYIDLYQKEAEKQTEHNSERETLNYLYDAFVRKYGNLNSADNIKLIKTDSAGKEVPYLERTIGGVIHKADVFSHPVSFSISTLATDNPEEALAASLNKYGTVDLEYMSEISSMSADALKEALNDRIYYNPLANEYEIAERWIAGNVVEKAHELRSHVENNPEDKEAARSLTILEESRPRRIEFEELDFNLGERWIPSGIYARFASHLFDTEVRIHYSDSSDDFSVTSKQGNQHIWEKYAVKSESRTFDGIALLKHALVNTTPDITKKVTIGDQEVKVRDMEAIQMANSKIDEIRTAFTEWLHAQNDEFKTRLTDQYNDKFNCFVRPNYDGSHQDFPGLDRKALGINDLYGSQKDTVWMIKLNNGAICDHEVGAGKTLVMCTAAQEMKRLGLAHKPMIIGLKSNVHEIAEAYRTAYPHAKILFPGKDDFTPQKRLRIFGDIKNNDWDCVILTHDQFGMIPQSPEVQKEILEIELDNVERNLDAMQSQGAEVTRGMLAGAIKRKENLEVKLKTLQHDIENRKDDIVDFKMMGIDHLFIDESHQFKNLMFNTRHSRVAGLGNVDGSQKALNLLFAIRTIQDRTNADMGATFLSGTTISNSLTELYLLFKYLRPRALEKQGINCFDAWAAIYARKTTDYEFSVANNIVAKERFRYFIKVPELAQFYSEITDYRTAKDIGIDRPEKKEILYNIPPTPDQAKFIQNLMQFAKSGDATLLGRPPLSKTEEKAKMLIATDYARKMSLDMRMVSGAYYDHPDNKASHCADNIAKYYQKFNAQKGTQFVFSDLGTYKSGEWNVYSEIKKKLVETHGIPAHEVRFIQEAKTDNQRKELIKGMNEGKIRVLFGSTSMLGTGVNAQKRAVAIHHLDTPWRPSDLAQRDGRAIRKGNEIAKHFADNKVDVVIYAVEKSLDSYKFNLLFNKQLFIDQLKSNNLGKRTIDEGSMDEKSGMNFSEYVAILSGNTDLLDKAKVEKQIAGLESEKQAFNRSKYSAKYKLEDFTAELNKAQSRHDRMSLDWSNLQQRIQKNQDGTIVNAIQLTGLPATATIKQIGTNLNELTDKSRTGGDYEEIGSLYGFQLLVKTEMSEKDGVDIRVNRFFVQGEGNIKYTFNNGIMAKEPETASMNFLRALEKLPSYIAKEQENITDFQKDIPILQGVVDGIWTKECRLSELKTELAAIDRKIQLSITPQSNKQEDTQNEAKLPELTASMTKNISTKNTF
- a CDS encoding DUF1896 domain-containing protein encodes the protein MSTLQKDLSYFRLRLQEHLNSSFPEKASDQKFIDQRSSWAANAYEGAFLSGNAIEQCSEIANYILFEGLHFSRFDTIFQVVCNEFDALMADEELKPFALKMFPVCESVFLKYELTDDFAYCHEFDELYTEITGTISIWIEENGLQ